A window from Gopherus flavomarginatus isolate rGopFla2 chromosome 4, rGopFla2.mat.asm, whole genome shotgun sequence encodes these proteins:
- the LOC127049985 gene encoding small nuclear ribonucleoprotein F-like, translated as MSFPPNPKPFLNGLRGKPVMVKLKLGMEYKSYLVSVDGYMNMQLANTEEYIDGALSGHLGEVLIRCNNVLYLRGVEEDGEMRE; from the coding sequence ATGAGTTTCCCCCCGAACCCCAAGCCCTTCCTGAATGGGCTGAGAGGGAAGCCGGTGATGGTGAAGCTGAAGTTGGGGATGGAGTACAAGAGCTACCTGGTGTCTGTTGATGGCTACATGAACATGCAGCTTGCAAACACAGAAGAATACATAGATGGTGCATTGTCAGGGCACCTTGGTGAAGTTTTGATAAGATGTAACAACGTCCTGTACCTCAGAGGAGTAGAAGAAGATGGAGAAATGAGAGAATAA